A region of Toxotes jaculatrix isolate fToxJac2 chromosome 23, fToxJac2.pri, whole genome shotgun sequence DNA encodes the following proteins:
- the cct7 gene encoding T-complex protein 1 subunit eta, producing the protein MMPTPIILLKEGTDSSQGIPQLISNINACQVIAEAVRTTLGPRGMDKLMVDGRGKATISNDGATILKLLDVVHPAAKTLVDIARSQDAEVGDGTTSVTLLAAEFLKQLKPYVEEGLHPQTIIRAFRTATNLAVNKIKEIAIPVKKDDKQEQRQLLEKCAATALNSKLIAGQKDFFSKMVVDAVMSLDELLSLKMIGIKKVQGGALEDSQLIAGVAFKKTFSYAGFEMQPKRYENPKIALLNVELELKAEKDNAEVRVKSVEDYQAIVDAEWNILYDKLEKIYQSGAKVVLSKLPIGDVATQYFADRDLFCAGRVQEEDLKRTMMACGGSIQTSVGALTDDILGQCELFEEVQVGGERYNFFKGCPKAKTCTIILRGGAEQFTEETERSLHDAIMIVRRAIKNDSVVAGGGAIEMELSKYLRDYSRTIPGKQQLLIGAYAKALEVIPRQLCDNAGFDATNILNKLRAKHAQGGMWYGVDINNEDIADNFNACVWEPSIVRINALTAASEAACLILSVDETIKNPRSSVDGPPGGAGRGRGRGRPHAH; encoded by the exons ATGATG CCCACACCGATTATCCTGCTGAAGGAGGGGACAGACTCGTCTCAGGGCATTCCCCAGCTCATCAGTAACATCAATGCCTGCCAG gtGATTGCTGAGGCTGTCAGGACCACCCTGGGGCCCAGAGGGATGGACAAACTGATGGTGGACGGTAGAG GTAAGGCCACAATCTCTAACGATGGAGCCACCATCCTGAAACTCCTGGATGTGGTTCACCCTGCAGCCAAGACCCTGGTGGACATTGCTCGCTCCCAGGATGCTGAG GTCGGGGACGGCACCACCTCGGTCACTCTCCTGGCTGCTGAGTTCCTGAAGCAGTTGAAGCCGTATGTGGAGGAGGGTCTCCACCCTCAGACCATCATCAGAGCATTCCGCACCGCCACCAACCTCGCCGTTAACAAGATCAAAGAGATCGCCATCCCTGTGAAGAAAGACGATAAGCA agagcagaggcagTTGTTGGAGAAGTGTGCAGCCACAGCCCTGAACTCCAAGCTGATTGCCGGTCAGAAGGACTTCTTCTCTAAGATGGTGGTGGATGCCGTCATGTCTCTGGACGAGCTGCTGTCTCTGAAGATGATTGGCATCAAGAAGGTCCAGGGAGGAGCCCTTGAG GATTCTCAGCTGATCGCTGGGGTTGCGTTCAAGAAGACCTTCTCCTACGCTGGATTTGAGATGCAGCCTAAGCGCTACGAGAATCCAAAGATTGCTTTGCTCAAtgtggagctggagctgaaggCTGAGAAGGACAACGCCGAGGTCCGCGTGAAATCTGTGGAG GACTACCAGGCCATCGTGGACGCAGAGTGGAACATACTGTACGACAAACTGGAGAAGATCTACCAGTCAGGAGCCAAGGTGGTTTTGTCAAAGTTGCCAATTGGTGATGTGGCCACCCAGTACTTCGCTGACAGAGACCTGTTTTGTGCTGGCAGAGTGCAGGAGGAAGACCTGAAGAGGACGATGATG GCCTGCGGTGGCTCCATTCAGACCTCCGTAGGAGCTCTGACAGATGACATCCTGGGACAGTGTGAACTCTTTGAGGAGGTCCAGGTCGGAGGAGAGAG GTATAACTTCTTTAAAGGCTGCCCGAAGGCCAAGACGTGCACCATCATCCTGAGGGGCGGAGCAGAGCAGTTCACAGAGGAGACGGAGCGATCGCTGCACGACGCCATCATGATCGTCCGCAGAGCCATCAAG AATGACTCCGTTGTAGCGGGTGGAGGAGCCATAGAGATGGAGCTGTCGAAGTACCTGCGGGATTACTCCAGGACCATCcctggaaaacagcagctgttgatCGGAGCATACGCCAAAGCCCTGGAGGTCATCCCCAGACAGCTGTGCGACAACGCCGGCTTTGACGCCACCAACATCCTAAACAAACTGCGTGCCAAACACGCACAG GGCGGTATGTGGTACGGCGTGGACATCAACAATGAGGACATTGCAGACAACTTCAACGCCTGTGTCTGGGAGCCGTCCATCGTGCGGATCAACGCTCTGACTGCAGCGTCAGAGGCAGCGTGCCTCATCCTGTCCGTCGACGAGACGATCAAGAACCCCCGCAGCTCTGTGGATGGACCTCCAGGTGGCGCCGGTAGGGGCAGAGGCCGTGGGAGACCCCATGCTCACTAA
- the hspa12b gene encoding heat shock 70 kDa protein 12B, with amino-acid sequence MADVVQPDPNSLQIPGDNLSVPSSPATVRNDCSITPLTPSPSPRVEVRPRMACPFSVVVAIDFGTTSSGYAFSFTQDSEAIHMMKRWEGGDPGVANQKSPTCLLLTPDLRFHSFGFAARDFYHDLDPEEARHWLYFDKFKMKIHSTSDLTMETELEAVNGRRVRAIEVFAHALRFFREHALKEVKDQSSSVLEGEEIRWVITVPAVWRQPAKQFMREAAYLAGLVSPDCPEQLLIALEPEAASIYCRKLRLHQVIDLSQQPITNGLDLDGSRPFDSSFRQAREQLRRSRHSRTFLVESGTGELWSELQTGDRYIVADCGGGTVDLTVHQIEQPQGTLKELYKASGGPYGAVGVDLAFEAMLCQIFGEDFIQSFKAKRPAAWVDLTIAFEARKRTATPGRANALNISLPFSFIDYYKRHRGQSVEAALRRSNMNIVKWSSQGMLRLTQEAMNELFQPTIVNIVKHIEELMAKPEVRGIRFLFLVGGFAESPMLQKAVQKALGRTCRIIIPHDVGLTILKGAVLFGLDPTVVRVRRCPLTYGVGVLNRFVEGRHPRDKLLIKDGREWCTDILDRFVSVDQSVALGEVVRRSYTPARLGQRKIIINIYCSATDDVTYISDPGVRKCGMITLDLPESIPLPGAVGGAGGGGGPERREIRATMQFGDTEIKVTAVDVMSNRSVRASIDFLSN; translated from the exons ATGGCTGACGTGGTGCAGCCAGACCCAAACAGCCTGCAGATACCGG GTGATAATTTATCTGTCCCTTCATCACCTGCCACAGTTAGAAATGACTGCAGCATCACACCCCTCACACCCTCACCCTCGCCG aGGGTGGAGGTCAGGCCCAGGATGGCCTGTCCGTTCTCTGTTGTTGTGGCGATAGATTTTGGGACGACCTCCAGCGGTTACGCGTTCAGCTTCACACAGGACTCAGAGGCCATACACATGATGAA ACGCTGGGAGGGCGGTGACCCTGGAGTGGCCAATCAGAAGAGCCCAACGTGTCTGCTGCTGACTCCTGATTTGCGGTTCCACAGCTTCGGGTTTGCGGCCCGGGACTTCTACCACGACCTGGACCCAGAGGAGGCCCGACACTGGCTCTACTTCgacaaatttaaaatgaagatcCACAGCACaagt GACCTCACCATGGAGACGGAGCTGGAGGCGGTCAACGGACGGAGGGTCAGGGCCATCGAGGTGTTTGCTCACGCCCTGCGCTTCTTCAGGGAGCATGCTCTAAAG GAGGTGAAGGACCAGTCCTCATCAGTGCTGGAAGGAGAGGAGATCAGATGGGTGATcactgtccctgctgtgtgGAGACAACCTGCCAAACAGTTCATGAGAGAGGCTGCATACCTG GCTGGTCTGGTCTCTCCTGACTGTCCGGAGCAGCTCCTCATTGCTCTAGAACCAGAGGCTGCATCCATTTACTGCCGCAAGCTCCGTCTCCACCAGGTGATTGACCTCAgccagcagccaatcacaaacGGCCTCGATCTAGACGGATCCCGGCCCTTCGACTCCAGCTTCAGACAAG CGAGGGAGCAGTTGAGGCGATCCAGACACAGCAGGACCTTCCTGGTGGAGAGTGGAACCGGAGAGCTGTGGTCAGAGCTGCAGACTG GTGACAGGTATATTGTTGCAGACTGCGGCGGAGGAACAGTTGACCTGACTGTCCATCAGATCGAGCAGCCACAGGGAACTCTGAAAGAGCTCTACAAGGCTTCGG GCGGTCCATACGGGGCTGTCGGCGTAGATCTGGCCTTCGAAGCCATGCTGTGCCAGATCTTTGGCGAGGACTTCATCCAAAGCTTCAAAGCCAAGCGTCCAGCTGCTTGGGTGGACCTCACCATTGCGTTCGAGGCGAGGAAGCGGACGGCGACGCCGGGCAGGGCCAACGCCCTCAATATCTCCCTGCCGTTCTCTTTCATTGATTACTACAAAAGACACAGAGGGCAGAGTGTGGAGGCCGCCCTGAGGAGGAGCAA tatgaaCATAGTGAAGTGGTCGTCTCAGGGGATGCTGCGACTGACACAGGAAGCCATGAACGAGCTGTTCCAGCCCACCATTGTCAATATCGTCAAACACATTG AGGAGCTGATGGCGAAGCCGGAGGTGCGCGGCATACGTTTCCTCTTCCTGGTTGGAGGTTTTGCAGAGTCGCCCATGCTGCAGAAAGCAGTCCAGAAGGCACTGGGGCGCACGTGCCGCATCATTATCCCCCATGACGTGGGTCTGACCATACTGAAGGGTGCAGTTCTCTTTGGGCTGGATCCCACTGTG gtCAGAGTGCGTCGATGCCCCTTGACCTATGGCGTTGGCGTGTTGAACCGGTTTGTGGAGGGGCGCCACCCTCGAGATAAACTCCTCATCAAAGATGGCCGCGAGTGGTGCACCGACATCCTCGACCGGTTTGTCTCAGTCGACCAGTCGGTGGCTCTGGGCGAGGTGGTGAGGCGCAGCTACACGCCTGCTCGTCTGGGCCAACGGaaaatcatcatcaacatctACTGCAGTGCGACAGACGACGTCACGTACATCTCTGACCCCGGCGTACGGAAATGTGGGATGATAACTTTAGATCTACCGGAATCCATACCGCTACCGGGAGCAGTGGGAGGAGCCGGAGGAGGTGGAGGcccagagaggagggagatcaGAGCGACCATGCAGTTTGGAGACACAGAGATCAAAGTCACAGCCGTTGACGTCATGTCTAACCGCTCCGTCCGGGCATCCATAGACTTCCTGTCTaactga